Genomic segment of Neofelis nebulosa isolate mNeoNeb1 chromosome 17, mNeoNeb1.pri, whole genome shotgun sequence:
GGTTAGGAGGGACACATTTGAAACCTAGTTCAGGGAGAGTAGGAACAGGCCAAATGAGGAGCTTGGTTCTTGGCCGGCTGGGATTGCCACTCACTCCCATTAGTCTATCCGTTCCTGTTTCCTGTGTTCCTTGGGATCGTACTTCCCCTATAGTGTGAAGGCAGACCCATTCTGAGGTCCTGCAGTAACTGGCTATAGATGAAACTCTCAGCAGATATTCTCAGGTCTACTCAGACAAAATGTGGAAAAGCTTTCAAGTAAGGGCTGTGTTTCTCTCATGCATGCTGAGATCCAGGATGATAAATATAATTGACCACAGAAAAGCACTTACTGTTCGCCTGTCACACATTTATATCAGTTCTTAACCTCCAGAGTTAAGAGTTTGTGGTTTATTAAATCAAGGGCATGTTTTCCAGTGTTGTACAGTTTCCCACCCACTCTTTCCCACATACTATTGATCAGCTCCCTGACAGGGCAAGGCTAGAGCAGTGCAGGGCCAGAGCCTCGCTTTAGAAACCCAATCCTGACCTCTCTTTGTTTTCCCAGGTGATTGTGGAAAAAGTCTCAGGCTCTCAGATTGTTGACATTGACAAACGGAAGTATCTGGTTCCATCTGACATCACTGTGGCTCAGTTCATGTGGATCATCAGGAAAAGGATCCAGCTTCCTTCTGAAAAGGCAATCTTCCTGTTTGTGGATAAGACAGTCCCACAGTCCAGGTAAGAAGTGTTTACTGGCATTGGCTATCTGCTTAGCTGCTTACAGAACTCAAAACTTTGAAGGTCAGAAAACTCGTAAATGTCCTGACTGGAAATCTGGATTTTGTGCTCCCTGACATGAGGAGTtcaaggaaaataagaaagagcTGCAGTACATGGAATGTACTTCGGgttaagaaaacagaacaaggttggacttaaaaaaaaaaaaataataataataaagaaatgcagCCTCAGACCCTCACGAATCCTTTAACACAGTTGAGGACTTACTTAGCCTTAAGCCATCAGTAGAACTGAAGCCTAAAATGAGATTTTCTTCAAATGATCCATGAAATAAGTCCTGGGATTCTCCACTGGGAGCTTGTGGGCCCTCCTGAGGCTCAGCTTCAGTTAATCACCCTGCTGCTTGCTCTCCAGACTTATTTCGGTGCCACTGTCAGAGTCAGAGTGTGTAGCTGCCTGATCCTCAGGTATGTTAAAATGGCTGCTGTCCAGCAAAAGGCTCCGTGGTCTCTTTACAGACGTCCACCTCCCTCGTCACACCTGCTTTCACTGACAGAGTAACCGCCCCCTCGCTCCAGCTCTTGGGCTGCCTGGAAGCGTTCTTTGGGATAACTTGGGACCTGAATCAAGGCAGGGGCATTACGATTCCCTTCTTCTGTGTAGTTGACTGCCTAGCTTTAGTTGcctatggaaagaagaaaatggactCATTCTAAATTCCTGGTCAGTCCTTTCCCATTACTGGTTGAGTACTTCTAGACCCTGAGCCAGATGCTAGTCCCTCTCCCCTGAGCGTGGGTTCCCTGGCTACATGTCATCTTGGCGACCCAAACTAAGTCTCATTTGTTACCCCCCAAAAGTAGCACTTCTAAAAGCTAAGGCTTTCAGAAGCCCTGGGAACTAGCCCAATGTGGCCAAAGTATGTTTCCTTTGAAAATCCTTGGAAGGTCCAGAAAAGGCCTAAGCCAAACTCCATTCCTCTTCCTATGAAAAGTAGAGAGGTCTGGCTACTTGTTGGTCTGATTTTTGCTTTCCCAACCTCCACTGCCTCCATTTCCTGTGTTTGGCAGAGAAGCAGGATAGGGGAGAAGTGAAAGGTTCTTCAGTAAGGCCGGTGTCCTGCCTGAGAAGGTAGGCCGAGCCCTGCCTGCTGGGTGCTGTGGGTCTCCCGCAGCTATAGTTCCGGAAGCTGTGGTGTTGGCAGAGGCCGTCTTGCCACCTGGTGGGGCTCTTCCAGCCTCTCTTCCCAGGCCTCTAGGCACTGCGGTGCTGGGTGTGCTTTTCATCAGGGGCGGAAGCCCTCGGCCTCTGTGGTCATACTCAGCTTCCCTTAAGGCTGTGGGGGAGGTAAATCTTTACTCATACCACCTGCAGCTTCTGTAGAGCTTTAGTGACCCTGCGTTTCCTCCTTCCTGGAGGTGGCTTCTTAGGTGGAGGAAGTAGGCGACTAAGACCTGTGGCATTGAATTTATTTTACTCGATTCTGATCCTCTGATatttcttgaaggaaatgaagtAGGCTTCTGGAGACACTGTTACTCTGAGGACTCCATGTTAATCTAGCAATTAAAATGGCTACAGATTAGcaactgccccctccctccattATCCCTGAGATATAAATAGAATTGGAAATGAAGAGTGATTCTCAGGGCAGCAGAGGCTGCTTCATTTTCTCTCCAAGTCCCATTTGCCTTTCCAACCTGATAAGAATCTGCCCTAAAGCAGATGATGCAGGAGTGACCCAAGTCCCGATTTTAGAGAGTCACTAACCAGGCTTCCTCTGTCTAGGCCTGTGGCCCCAGTTAAAGGCTTTCTGCTTCAGGCTTAATGCAGCAGTTATTTGCTGGggggttttattaagaaaaattgttcttccgggtgcctgggtggctcagtcggttgagcctccggctcttgatttcagctctggttatgatctcatggttcataagttcaagccccgctttgggctctgcgctgacagggcagagcctacttgggattctctctctctccctcagtctctgcccctccctcgcttgcactctctctctcaaaataaataaataaactcaaaaaaaattgtttctaaacAAAAGAGGTATGTGACATCATTGGGCTTTATGCTGGCGGTAATCACCTGATGGTAGCACACACAAAACTGTCAAAGGGTCTCCCCCTAAAGCCCGTGTGTGACTCAGCTTTGTCATCTCCTCCTTAAGGCAGCTGAGCAGCAGCTTCTTCCTCAGCTCCTTCCAGCCTCCTTAGGAAGTGTGGGGCCTCCCTTAACCTTCTGCTGGAGCTTGCATGCTTCCAAGAGCGGCGAGAGGAATAGTCGGGAAGGGAGGAGTCCAGGCCTGCAGGAGCCCTGCCCTGTCCATGACGGATCTGCGCGAGGGTCACTGGTGGTGTGAGCGAGAGGTGGAGCAGAAGCAACTTCAGTTATTCTTGCCTTGGAGTGGAACTTTGGGAGAGCGTTCTGTAACACAGCTAAAAATTGTGGTCGTAAAAATGTGGTCATTGTTTAGAGTAGTGAGTATTAAATATTGATTCTAGAAATAGAGACCAAGGCAAGTCCCTGAGAGTTTTACTTGCTAAATTCTTTGagttctccatttttttaaaaagcagggcagagggggtaGGATCGCCGCTCCCTTTTCCCATTTAGCATTGGAAAGTTAAATTCTCTGCCTATGTGCCTGCATTCAGAATCAGGCCAGAAACGGAAGGAGAATTGTGCCTTGATGCAGACAGAACTCAAAGGATATCCGTACACGCTTCCCAGTCATGGCCTTACAGGGAAGCCCAGACCTGGCAGTGGCACCTACCTTTTGGTCTTTGTTTAGAACACAGAGTCTTCTTAATCCctgtttaaaatagaaacagtagtatattatcaaataaaatatcTCTAAGATGTTATAATTTAGGAATGTTACCTTTGGAAACCTGTGTTTAAGATTGTGGTGCTTAGTTGCTTTTTGATCTTAAAGAGATACTAAGTAAAGGGAAGTTGTGAGATCTTACAGTGCATTCATCCTTTATTTAGAAATGTACTTAAATTAAGCACTTTTGATCATTTCTAGGTAAATACTTATTCAAGAACAGGATTCATTCCAGAAGTAATGGGATTTATATCagagaaaaatctgataaaaGGAATAGCCAGTAGTTAATTCTTATGTTGTAGAATGTCAGGGAACCTTCATGGCTAAATTAACTTTCACTTTGAGGTGGTTGCCTTTCCAGGGTCCATAGCAGTGGCCACTGTCCTCCCACCTCACCCCatctgccctcccctgctgggAAAGAGAAATCCAGGTCCGGTGGAAGCACGTGGGCTCCAAAGCAGATGGGTGACCAGGTGTGTGCCCATCAGTCCAGCCGGTTCATGAGTCAAGCTGGATCCCACAGCCTTCATGAGCTGCCCTTGGTTGGCCCTTGCCCCTTGGGGGAGGTTCTGCAGGGATCAGGCACCCACACAGTTCTAGGTCAGCCTCCTCCAGCGCAGAGGCTCTTGAGCAGCTTAAATCTAATGTTTGCCCTCAGCAGCTCGGCTATTTCTGGATGTGGATCCTTCTGAAAGGTGCCGTTATGAAAGGCTCATTTGTCTGGATCTGTGTGACTCTGAATGGAGGGGTGGGTGACAGTACTTGAGGGTATCACCATACCTTACTTAGATTGGCTTCGTGACTTACAATCTGCCACtggctttttccatttctttcctggtCAGACTCAAGAGTTTGGAAGGTGGCAGTGCTTCTGGTACTCAGCGGTACCCTTCTGGGTTGGGTGCATGTATGTAATAGTTGATGCCACAGCGGTGTGCTTTAGTGTCAGGGACTGGAGGTCATCTGTGGGTGTCTTCCCCAGCCAGTGACTTAGGCAGGAGGCCTTGGAGTTGCAGTGTTGCTCGTAAGTGATCAGGCCATTCAGCAGGTCTGTGCGGCTTGGCCTCGCGGGCGCATGCGTGTGAGGATCCTCCGGGCATTCTGGCAGCAGCCTGCCCAGCGCTGTATGGCTTGGGCTCTGTGACCTCTGAGAGGGAAGCGCATCTTCTCAGAGGCTTGTGGAACTTGTCCTAAACTGATGTGCCAGCCTCCTGCTGTTTTATCTCGCTGCCTTccatttaactcttttttttaatggacttaaAATTTAAACTGTTTGTGGCCTGGCTCTCTGGGGCTCCAGGCCAAATTATTCTGACTTTGTATGTGTGTCACCCGATTCCATAAGTGCTATTTTGAAATCATACCTTACAGATGTGTCAGTCTTCTTTCTTGGCGCTCAGTGATACCTCGAAACCGGGCATTCGCTCACAGGCTGCTGAATGGAGTGTTCAGCTCCCAGCGTTGAGTTTCCAAGTTTCTGCCCAAGGGGTGTCCCGAGTATAAGGACCCAGTGCTGCTGCCAACTAAATAAAGTTTCCACACGAGGCTGCGTGACAGAGAAAGTTTCCAcgcggggcagggagaggaatctTGCAGTCACCAGGCACAACAGTTGTCACGTTACAGGATCTGAAGGAGGGAGCTCTGTGTGACGCAGAGGCTGGCAGTGGCGGCCTTACCTGGGAAGCTGTTACAAATgtagaatctcaggccccactccGACCTACTGAATCCAGATGGGCACTTGAACTAGAGTGCCAGTGATTTTGTATGcacgtttgtgtgtgtgagaggcgCTTTTCTCAGGGAGACCTCTGCGGGAGCTACGGGATGCTGCCGTTCGGCCAGTAGAATGGATCTGTGTATGCACTTGGAGGCAGCCCAGCACAGTGGTAAGAGTGtgtcctagctgtgtgatctggggtgagtcacttaacttctctgtggcTCACTTCTATTATTTCTAAACTTCGGCCGCCTCataagattgttgtgaggataaaaagagttaatataggggcgcctgggtggctcagtcggctaagcgtccgacttcagctcaggtcacgatctcgcagttggtgggtttgagccctgcactggactctgtgctgacagctcggagcctggagcctgtttcagattctgtgtctccctctctctctgacccaccccgttcatgctctatctctctctgtctcaaaaataaataaaggttaaaaaaaaaattaaaaaaaaaaagagttaatataaacacacttagaacagtgcttggcacgtaAGTGCTATTATAATTAGGAGTTTTATGATCACCCTCCATAGCTGCCGGGGCACTGGTTAGAGAGATTTATAAATGCAGGTTTTACTTAGAAGACGATGGAATCTAAAAGCAGGCAGGAATGAGAGCCGCATGATGATGGACCTTCGCATTCAGTCTCAGAGGCTGCCTTAGACAGCGTGGCTCCGGTGGTCATTGTTCATATTAGGCAGAGTCAGGGGTTGGCCGCTGGTATTTATGAGCTCTTCGAGTGTTTCTTACACAGAAGTGGGATTTAGAGCCATCGCACTAGGGCTGCTAACTTGCTAGGAAAAGAGCACACTTAGTCTTCAGATGGAGCCAGACTTGACATTGGCATCAAGGGGTGGCCGCCTTTGAACTGCACACAGTGTCTTTGACCTCTGCCTCTAAATCCCTCTGGTactggtggtggggagaggggaggacaggTGCTCGTCATGGTCATCCTGGATACTAGGATGACGTGGGGCTAAGAGAGCTGTGGCAATAACTGTAGCTGTTTTCCCTGTGGCCTCATTCTAAGGAGTCTCAGAGAAAAGCAGGGTTCCTCAGGGCATTCCCAACCACCAGGGTTAAGAATCTTCCTGAGAGACTGAGCTCCATGTCAAGCCTTTTGCTAGCCGCTGGCTCCTTACTCCAGTCCCAGATCACATGACTCTTAAAGATGAGCATCTCAAACAGGCAAAGACTAGCATGTGTCTTCCTCTGGCAGAGAGACCGGTTCTCAACCTAGCTGCACCTGGAATCATCTTGGGCATTTTAAAACATACTGATGCCTGGCTCCgacctccagagattctgatttaattggtctggggtgggTCTTGGGCAGGGAGAGGTTTTAAAGTTCCCGGAGATTCTGTTGTGTAGCTGAGGTTGAGACCCAACACTCTAGGGGTCCCCAGGATGGGGTTCCTGTCTCTACCCACTGTCCCTCAAGTCCTCACATGTTCCAGGTCAGTGCTGTCGAGAAATGGCCTGTGCAAATTACAttacaaatgtaatttaaaatgttccagtacatttaaagagaaacaggtgaaattaattttaatagtatacTTTATTTAGTATATCTAAAATGTCATTTCAGCAGGTAATAAAAATTGAGATTTGTACATCCTTTTTTCATATCAGGTCTTGAAATCGTGTATAtgttttacacttacagcacatcCCAATTCAGGGAGCCTTATTTCAAGTGCTGAATGTAGCCAGCGGCTACTGTATGGGACGGCAAAAATACAGGACATTTCTATCATGGCAGAAATAGCACTAGTGGATAGGGCCATTCCAGGAAGTCTTTCTGTGGAGTCCAGGTTAGGAGGTCCTCACAGGGAGCGCCGTTTACCAGATGCTGGTGACAGGTCCTTTGTATTCATACCTATCCACCCCCACTTGTTACTTAAGAATTCTCATCTACCCACACAGCCAACCAGGCTAACCTTGCAATTgggcaggaagaagagaaaaggaaaaattcccCTTTGTAAAAATGTGGCCTGTATCCCTGTTTATATGGAGGTCCCATGAGGCCTGCTAGGAACACAGCAGCAGGGTGGGGCTGTGATTGTTTCACCAGCTTGAGGCCTCGGACCCCTCCATCTCCCGCCCCCCTGCCTCAGTTTTACTGAATCCTGCATGTGAGCACCTATTGTGACCTGTCCAGCTAGTGACCTCTGACGTCTTCAGCTGGCTCTCAGACTGGTATCTTACTGCTGGTTCTGGTTGACCCCACGCGTGTGGTCACACTGATGTTTAGCACATGTCTGTGCCTCCTCCTCGGCTCTCCTAGAACAGTCACGTGGCCAGAGCTCGCCTGGGGTTCCCCGTGTTACTAGTCTTACCCTGGAGCCGGTACAGCTCAGTTTCATGGCAGAGAACTAGATTAGGTCTCCTGTACTGCAGTCTGTTTTATGGCTTAGGGAAAACCAGTTTTCCCACCCACACATGTTTAAACAATACCTATTTCTGGAGGGTTCTTCGGAAGGTTGGGCAGAGTTTCTCTGGATTCCAGATATATATATTCTGAGAACTTTCTGCATTACGTGTGAGGAAAATAACTTCTCTTTGATGGCACCGATGCCGATCTCGGGGGCACAGCGTTTTTGGTGGGGGAGCATCTACAAGAATGAACCCACTTGTACTTACGTTAGGTACAAATGATCCACCTTCAAATGAGCCTGAAGGAGAAGCACGCTCCATGTACACTTCTTTACCTTGGCCCTCCACCCACACAGGGATGGGCTGCTTAGGCTCTTAATTTTGCTTAGTTTTTTTGTCTTGCCCTCGGCATCCAGAAAGCATTCAAGCTAACCAGAGCTGGCCTCTGAAGGAATAACTTGGCGTGAGGGTGGGTTAAATGGCCTTGCTTCAGGGCAGGAGAATGGACATTTGATTCTAGTCTTGTCTACTGATTGCCAGAGGCCTAATTTATCCTGGCTCCATTTCCCTTCTGTAAAGCTGGATTGTCGGCACACGGCAGTGCTAAGATTTCAATTACTTTTCTTGTCTACCACCAAAAGTACGGTAGAAcagctagtttttatttttttttttaaattttaaatgtgtatttatttttgagagacacggagagagacagcgcgagtgggagagggggggagagagagagagagagagcgcgcgcacgtgagtgggggaggggagagagagggagacacagaatccgaaacaggctccaggctctgagctgtcagcacagatgcttaacctacagagccacccaggcgccccaggcagcTTGTTTTAGTAGTCAAGTCCCTTATCTTCAAACAGACTTGCTCCCAGCACCTTGTGGGTAGACTCAGTGACCAAACCCAATTTTcaatgttgttttttgtttttctctttcaagccTAACTATGGGACAGCTTTACgagaaggaaaaagatgaagaCGGATTCTTGTATGTGGCCTACAGTGGAGAGAACACTTTTGGCTTCTGAGGGCCAGTGCTGGGCTGGGTGCGCCGCTCCTGCTTGTGTATCTTGTAAATAGCCGGCCATTTTCAGTTACCAGACCTCTTCACGTAGACCTGTCAGTGCATTTGTAACtggatttatttcttaatatattgGAAGGTTTTGTTTCCTTAGACTAGTAAATTATCATACAGagttttattttgagttttcctTTTTGTGCACTGTCCTCATGGCTATACTCCAGGGAACTTGTTCCCCTGGGGATCCTATTTAATGAAGATATTTCCATATTAAAGTGAGGTAGGTGGGGTATTAAAGTGAAAGGGAGGGAGACGATGCATTTCTTCTGGATTATGTTTGAAGTGTTAAAGATGGTTAAGTATTAAAAGCACCCAAATTAAATCCTTAGCAATCAGAACACTTGCTTCACTAGATTTTGCCAACTGCCAATCATGTTGGATTGAGCTTATCTGTTcctctttctgaaaatattaaggtaaataattaacaataaaactTCCTCTTATAAAGGCATTGCAGTGTGACCATGTCGTTTATTTACTTCTTACAGATGGGTGAGAGCCGTAGCCCTGTGTCTGCTGGGCCAGCGGGAGGCATTGTGGGGCCCATAGCAGCACAGCCTAGGACAGGAAGCAGGGGTCTGTGTcataagagggttttttttttttttttttttaatggttaatatATCCACATGGACATATTCAGctttaaaaactatagaaagataGACATTCCAATCTCAGCactgctgtgtgccagacattgaGAAGTGCTGCTCCCACTactcctccttttcttctacaAAAGAaaccatatatatttatgtacgttgctttttttttcatttaacagtatATCCTGGTGATCTTTCCATATCAGTTGATAGGGagccttttcattcatttttatagacAAATAGTATTGCACTGTGTGAATATACCATTATTACGTGCCTAGTCCCATTAATGGTGTTTGGGTTGTTAACAGGCTTTCACTATTTTATACAGTGTTGGGACAATAACTGTAGACCGTAacgtacttttttttccttttttttatatttttatttatttttgagagacagagacagagcacaagttggggaggggcagagagagaatgagacccagaatgcaaagcaggctccaggctgtcagcatagagcccgcatcatgacctgagccgaagtcggacgcttaaccgactgagccacccaggtgcccccgtaatGTACTCTTAAATGTACCCTCACTCTTTCTAGTGCTGCTCTCCAGTCTCTTCTTCCTAAAAGTCACGATTAGATTTCCCATGTCCATGAATTGCATGATTTCTCACAAATTAGTATAAATGTGGAGGCACAACACACATGCATCTAAGAGGAACACTTAGTTACTTTCCCAAATCTTCCTTAGATTGATTGTGTTGCAGGCTACAGCCCTACATAGATAATCAGAATAAAGCAACTAGGTATCAGCCCACGATCTGGGAACATGTAGTTAAAATAACTGCCTTAAACTTTCTACAGAGGAAATATAACTTTACCAAGTTATATAAGCAACCCGTCAAAGCTCTCTACTGATCTCAGCTCCCCAGGTGGGATCAGAAGAAACTCTTGTCATTAAGCATCATGTTGGTCTTTCTGAAACCTGACCCAATAAAATCTGCAGTCTCTTTGCTGGTAGTTTTAAACTAGAAACAGGGAGAAACTGACCTCTGAGTGGGCAAGGTAAAAAGAAGGAACAAGTTCTGTGTTAAAAGGAATCTTGTTTGCAGTGACATACACCCAACTCAAACTGGCTTAAGCTCTAAAAAGGcaatttattatttcacttattgtACAGGGATAGTTCATTTGCTTCAGACATAGCTCGAACCAGAGATCAAACGATAACATCAAAACTCTTTcctcttggttttgtttccctctgtGTTGACTTCATTCTCAGGCAGATTCCTCTCATGTCATGGCAAAGTGGCCCCGTCAGCTTTGCAAGTCCAGTGGGAGAGCATTTCTTCTGAGGACAAGGTTAAAAGTCCCCAGGAGGATTCTGGCCTCACTTGAATTACAAATAGCTTCTCCCCATCCCTGCCTGAGGCAGGGACTGGTAGGAAGGAGTGGTAAAAAACCCTCTTTTTAACCATGTGAACAGGATAGGACTATAGAGCAGTGGAGGAGGGATAGCTTTTCAAAGGCATTTTGACCTGTTTCTGTTTCACAACCACAAACCCACAAATGAACAGTagtagagagaagaagaaaatcaaaaagCAAGTGTCTCTAAGTCAGCTGTGTTTTGCtttccttcaaaattaaaagtaatttggggcacctaggtggctcagtcggttaagtgtccgacttcggctcaggtcaggatctggcagttcatgggttcaagccccgtgtcaggctctgtgctgacggctcagagcctggagcctgcttcggattcagtgtctccctctgtctgccacttccctgcttgtgctctgtctctcaaaaataaacattaaaaaaaagttaagttacaggggtgcctggctggctccgttggtagaGCACGCGACTTGatctcaggtcgtgagttcgagcctcacgttgggcatagagattacataaaaaaattttttttaattaaaaaaaagtaatttataacttttattgAACACACGCTGGATACCAGATGATTTACGTATATTATCGTGGTTAGTCTTCAAAAAGCACTTACGAGACAGGTAGTGTAATTCTCACAGCTACACTGCTATCAAGTGACAGAGTTAAGGAGATTTAAAACTCGAGGTTTAAGAGGAAAGACAGAGTTGGCATTGTGAAATCACTTCataatgcttgttttttttttttttttctatttacagtATGCCTCAAACTGCTGGATACTGAGGCACaaacaggaataaaaatgttACCCCGTCTTTCAGAAACTTACAGTATGGGGATAAACCTATACATAAATCAATAATTATGAGCAATATTAGAAAGTATTCTTGGAACAGAGGAAGGAGTAGCTATTATCTATGAAACAAAGTATTGAAGAAAGCAGTcttatatgtaataaaaaaatggatttgtCAATCTTGCCTTTAAAATGTAGCATCTGAATAAAggtttgaaaagttttaaaaaagtagcaTCTAGTTTCACCCAACTCTAGTCCTTAAAATACACTAGAAagattttacagatgaatttTATCAAACTATGTAAAGAATCCTTAACGCTTTCTTAAGCTTGCAGAGATTAGAAAAAGGGAATAATCACAAAttcattttgagaattaaaatctTAATGCCCAAAACTTTgtaagagagaaaaattagaTCTCATTTATCAACagagaaaaatcctaaataaattaCTAGTATATAAAATTTAGTAGTGTACTAAAAAATCATGACCAGGTAGAGCTTAGCTCAAGAATGGGTTATATAGTCCATCATTATAtctatgaataaaatattccaaactggggtgcctggatggctcagtcagctaagcatccaactcttgattttggctcaagctcatgatctcacggttggtgggatccagccccatgtcttcgggctctttgctgtcagggtggagcctgcttgggattctctctctctccccctctctctctgcctcaccctcaCTCGCACGCATGCTCaactcgttcttttttttttttttaagtttttaaaatgtttattaaaattttttttattttacttttttaatttttaaagtttatttattttgagagagagagagagacagcaagcaggggagggggaaagagagggagagacagaattccaagcagactctgtgctgcacagagcctgattcagggcttgaactcatgaaaccaggagatcatgacctgagctgaaaccaaaagtcagatgcttaactgactgagccactcaggtgcccctgtttatttatttttgagag
This window contains:
- the GABARAPL2 gene encoding gamma-aminobutyric acid receptor-associated protein-like 2 isoform X1, giving the protein MKWMFKEDHSLEHRCVESAKIRAKYPDRVPVIVEKVSGSQIVDIDKRKYLVPSDITVAQFMWIIRKRIQLPSEKAIFLFVDKTVPQSRVHSSGHCPPTSPHLPSPAGKEKSRSGGSTWAPKQMGDQVCAHQSSRFMSQAGSHSLHELPLVGPCPLGEVLQGSGTHTVLGQPPPAQRLLSSLNLMFALSSSAISGCGSF
- the GABARAPL2 gene encoding gamma-aminobutyric acid receptor-associated protein-like 2 isoform X2 translates to MKWMFKEDHSLEHRCVESAKIRAKYPDRVPVIVEKVSGSQIVDIDKRKYLVPSDITVAQFMWIIRKRIQLPSEKAIFLFVDKTVPQSSLTMGQLYEKEKDEDGFLYVAYSGENTFGF